The following are encoded in a window of Clostridium thermarum genomic DNA:
- a CDS encoding glycoside hydrolase family 43 protein translates to MNYFNNNNNYFKNPILPGFYPDPSICRVGEDYYLVTSSFAYYPGVPIFHSKDLVHWEQIGHVLDRPSQLDIEKVEQSRGIFAPTIRYYNGTFYMITTNVSTGGNFIVTAKDPAGPWSDPYWLDAPGIDPSLFFDEDGRAYYVGTRPAPEGEKYYGNWEIWLQELDLNTMKLVGETYSLWRGSMRDVDWPEGPHIYKINGLYYLMISEAGTGHEHAITIARSENILGPYQGYKGNPILTHRHLGRNYPIVNVGHGDLVETQNGEWWMVLLASRPYGGYYRNLGRETFLVPVTWENGWPLVSPGTGKVEDTYPVPNLPQKIYGAKANCDNFEGKKLGLVWNTIQTPKVEFYSLTQKPGYLSLKLSPYPITGLEAPSFVGRRQQHINFAAFTAMEFEPQSEGEEAGLVLYQNRRFNFRFTYILNNGKKLVKLVKCSNGLEETLAEKEPSSAKLYLKIEANGQAYSFSFGETCDDYTVLADSVDGRILSTDVAGGFVGAYIGLYACSNGKDSENYACFDWFEYHEL, encoded by the coding sequence ATGAATTATTTCAATAATAATAACAATTATTTTAAAAATCCGATCTTACCGGGATTTTATCCTGATCCATCTATCTGCAGAGTTGGAGAAGACTATTACTTGGTTACCTCCAGCTTTGCCTACTATCCAGGAGTACCAATATTCCACAGTAAGGATTTAGTTCACTGGGAGCAGATAGGCCATGTGCTTGATAGGCCTTCGCAGTTGGATATAGAGAAGGTTGAACAGTCCAGGGGTATATTTGCACCAACCATACGCTATTATAATGGCACCTTTTATATGATAACCACTAATGTATCAACCGGTGGTAACTTCATCGTGACGGCAAAGGATCCTGCAGGGCCATGGTCTGATCCCTATTGGCTGGATGCTCCCGGTATAGACCCTTCATTGTTTTTCGATGAGGATGGAAGAGCGTATTATGTAGGCACAAGACCAGCTCCTGAAGGAGAGAAATACTATGGCAATTGGGAGATTTGGCTTCAGGAGTTAGACTTAAACACCATGAAACTTGTGGGAGAAACCTATTCTCTTTGGCGGGGATCCATGAGGGATGTTGATTGGCCTGAAGGACCACATATTTATAAAATAAATGGCTTATATTATCTTATGATATCTGAGGCAGGAACCGGCCATGAGCATGCCATCACTATTGCAAGAAGTGAAAATATACTCGGTCCCTACCAAGGGTATAAGGGTAATCCAATTTTAACCCATAGACATTTGGGAAGGAATTATCCAATAGTCAATGTTGGGCATGGCGACTTAGTGGAAACTCAGAACGGTGAATGGTGGATGGTACTTCTTGCCTCCAGGCCTTATGGAGGATATTATAGAAATCTGGGAAGAGAAACCTTCCTTGTGCCGGTTACCTGGGAAAATGGATGGCCACTGGTAAGCCCGGGAACAGGAAAAGTTGAGGACACATATCCGGTACCAAATCTACCTCAGAAAATCTATGGAGCAAAGGCTAATTGTGACAACTTTGAAGGTAAGAAGCTGGGCCTTGTATGGAACACCATACAGACGCCAAAGGTGGAATTCTACAGCTTAACACAGAAACCGGGATATTTAAGTCTTAAGCTTTCGCCATATCCCATAACCGGACTGGAAGCTCCAAGCTTTGTAGGAAGAAGACAGCAGCATATAAACTTTGCAGCTTTCACAGCCATGGAATTTGAACCCCAAAGTGAAGGTGAAGAGGCTGGTTTAGTTCTGTATCAGAACCGCAGATTTAACTTCAGATTTACTTATATCCTTAATAATGGGAAGAAACTTGTTAAATTGGTGAAGTGCAGTAATGGTCTGGAAGAGACCCTTGCAGAAAAAGAACCATCTTCGGCAAAACTATACTTAAAAATAGAGGCTAATGGTCAGGCATATAGCTTTTCCTTCGGAGAAACCTGTGACGACTATACAGTGCTGGCAGATAGTGTTGACGGAAGAATCCTAAGCACAGATGTTGCAGGTGGCTTTGTTGGCGCATACATAGGCTTATATGCTTGTAGTAACGGAAAAGACAGTGAAAACTACGCCTGCTTTGACTGGTTTGAATATCACGAACTATAG
- a CDS encoding bifunctional 4-hydroxy-2-oxoglutarate aldolase/2-dehydro-3-deoxy-phosphogluconate aldolase has product MMKKLKILNAICECGVVAVVRANSKEEAVDISQACIEGGIKAIEVTYTVPGASEVIKILKETFKDKLYVGAGTVLDSETARAAILAGAEYVVSPGFDEATAKLCNRYQVPYLAGCMTITEIIKAMEAGVDIVKLFPGSAFGPSFIKAVKGPLPQANIMPTGGVSLDNIHEWVKAGAVAIGIGGDLMKGYKEFGTAKIMENAKKFVDKVREAREGVK; this is encoded by the coding sequence ATTATGAAGAAGTTGAAAATTTTAAATGCAATTTGTGAATGTGGTGTAGTTGCCGTGGTAAGGGCCAATTCAAAGGAAGAGGCAGTTGATATTTCACAGGCATGTATAGAAGGTGGCATAAAGGCCATAGAAGTTACTTATACAGTGCCAGGGGCCTCAGAAGTAATTAAGATTCTGAAAGAAACCTTTAAGGATAAGCTGTATGTAGGTGCAGGAACAGTGCTGGACTCAGAAACTGCAAGGGCTGCAATACTTGCAGGTGCAGAATATGTTGTCAGTCCTGGCTTTGACGAAGCAACTGCTAAGCTTTGCAACAGATATCAAGTGCCCTACCTTGCAGGATGTATGACTATAACAGAAATAATCAAAGCCATGGAGGCCGGTGTTGATATTGTAAAGCTATTCCCAGGCAGTGCATTTGGCCCTTCCTTTATTAAGGCTGTTAAGGGTCCACTGCCTCAGGCTAATATTATGCCTACCGGAGGAGTAAGCTTGGACAATATCCATGAGTGGGTAAAGGCAGGCGCTGTGGCTATAGGAATAGGTGGAGACCTGATGAAGGGATATAAGGAATTTGGTACAGCAAAGATTATGGAAAATGCAAAGAAATTTGTTGATAAAGTAAGAGAGGCAAGGGAGGGAGTTAAATGA
- the uxaC gene encoding glucuronate isomerase gives MKKFMDEKFLLSTETAVSLYENHAKILPIIDYHCHLSPQEICENKQFKNITEAWLYGDHYKWRAMRAYGIEEKYITGDGDDYEKFMAWAKVIPMTIGNPLYHWTHLELQRFFGIEEPLNEKTAPAIWEKVNALLAKEEYRAKGLIKKSKVEVICTTDDPVDSLEYHIALKEDVDFPAKVLPTFRPDRAVDIRKSDFLEWIGLLENAWGKKIEKYDDLLEALKHRALLFNSVGCRISDHGLDYFPYIETTKEEASSIFDKVMKGEEISAEEEEKYKTYTLIFLGEVYADLGWAMQLHINVIRNSNTRMFRKIGANTGYDVINDSKLAHKLIGFLDSLEMNNKLPKTILYTLNPVDNYVLATIMGAFQGEGIKGKVQFGAAWWFLDNKEGMIEQMKTLSSVGLLSCFVGMLTDSRSFLSYTRHEYFRRILCNLIGEWVESGEVPDDMELVGKIVEDISYYNAKEYFGF, from the coding sequence ATGAAAAAGTTTATGGATGAAAAATTCTTGTTATCCACTGAAACTGCAGTAAGTTTGTATGAAAACCATGCAAAGATTCTGCCCATTATAGATTACCACTGCCACTTAAGTCCACAGGAAATCTGTGAGAATAAGCAGTTTAAGAATATAACAGAAGCCTGGCTGTATGGAGACCACTACAAGTGGAGGGCCATGAGAGCTTACGGAATAGAGGAGAAATATATAACCGGAGATGGGGATGATTATGAAAAGTTCATGGCCTGGGCAAAGGTTATCCCAATGACTATAGGAAATCCACTGTATCACTGGACCCACCTGGAGCTTCAAAGATTTTTCGGAATCGAAGAACCTCTCAATGAGAAAACTGCACCTGCTATATGGGAGAAGGTAAATGCCCTGCTGGCTAAAGAAGAATATAGGGCAAAGGGCTTGATTAAAAAGTCCAAGGTAGAAGTTATATGTACAACGGATGACCCTGTTGATTCTTTGGAATATCATATTGCCCTTAAGGAAGATGTGGACTTTCCGGCAAAGGTTCTGCCTACCTTTAGACCTGATAGGGCAGTGGATATTAGAAAGAGTGATTTTCTAGAGTGGATAGGACTGTTGGAAAATGCATGGGGCAAAAAAATTGAAAAGTACGACGACCTTCTTGAGGCGCTAAAACACAGGGCCCTATTATTTAATTCCGTAGGCTGTAGGATATCCGATCATGGACTGGATTATTTCCCTTATATAGAAACTACAAAGGAAGAAGCTTCAAGCATCTTTGATAAGGTTATGAAAGGGGAAGAAATTTCTGCGGAGGAAGAAGAAAAGTATAAGACCTACACCTTGATATTCTTGGGAGAGGTATATGCTGACCTTGGTTGGGCAATGCAGCTTCATATCAATGTAATCAGGAACAGCAATACAAGAATGTTCAGAAAGATTGGAGCTAACACGGGATATGATGTTATCAATGACAGTAAGCTTGCCCATAAGCTTATTGGCTTCCTAGACAGCTTAGAGATGAATAATAAGCTGCCAAAGACTATACTGTACACACTGAATCCCGTTGATAACTATGTTCTGGCTACCATAATGGGAGCTTTCCAGGGAGAAGGCATCAAGGGCAAGGTTCAGTTTGGAGCCGCATGGTGGTTCCTCGATAATAAAGAAGGAATGATAGAGCAGATGAAAACTCTGTCCAGCGTAGGCTTATTAAGCTGCTTTGTGGGCATGCTTACAGACTCCAGAAGCTTCCTTTCATACACAAGACATGAATACTTCAGAAGGATCCTATGCAACCTCATTGGAGAATGGGTTGAGAGTGGCGAAGTGCCTGATGATATGGAACTTGTCGGGAAGATAGTTGAGGACATAAGTTATTATAATGCAAAAGAATACTTTGGATTCTAA
- a CDS encoding glycoside hydrolase family 52 protein, producing MDNKSFYAHHSAFGAFSSFMLGKIGAGGGFVLSDVRPPENNVYIGYKQEGNIRLLPFCTINNKSAEQEFTGEIANTKKAGKVSLFKEDEISREMGWASDTWTAGNFKFSVLTPFGNVKDPAAMTEEEKKLAFAPVIFAQLTLDNSSNNTDAEMIFGIEGPKRRLSITTEGKYLGAACERRYGFAAEACEGIKEFSRLDILTSWANDNYQNHDLGRAPSLIFKVPAGEVRTYTIALATYQDAAITTGIDTKFYYTGLFSSLESVLDFGIKNSQYYLAIAAERDKELKETKLNEHRQFLIAHATHSYHASSQLMKKEDGSPLWVVNEGEYLMMNTFDLTVDHVFFEMKFHPWTIKNALDLFVERYSYYDQIGLAFTHDMGVANGFTAKGYSSYELPNLDGCFSYMTHEELLNWILTGAVYGLNTKDREWVDKNIKIFAECFESLAARDKNNDGIMDVDSSRCYGGAEITTYDSLDVSLGQARNNLYLGVKTWAAYVLLQRIFKDYDLKELAVRAETKAKAAADTLVSKYDEKEQYIPAVFEKGNTSRIIPAVEALIYPYIIGDTTSVSEEGPYGEMIKVLKKHIITVIKPGICIDETSGGWKLSSTSKNTWNSKIFLCQYVIKEILHLDFEGEEEWDRVHAKWQQVSCSIDGATDQVNSDTGTPRGSRLYPRLVTNILWMGNN from the coding sequence ATGGACAATAAATCTTTTTATGCACATCACAGCGCCTTTGGAGCATTTTCAAGCTTTATGCTGGGTAAGATTGGTGCAGGTGGAGGCTTTGTATTAAGTGACGTTAGGCCGCCGGAAAATAACGTTTATATTGGGTATAAGCAGGAAGGAAATATAAGACTCTTGCCTTTCTGTACAATCAATAATAAAAGTGCTGAGCAGGAATTCACAGGAGAAATTGCTAACACAAAAAAGGCCGGGAAAGTATCCTTATTTAAGGAAGATGAAATAAGCAGGGAAATGGGATGGGCCTCAGATACATGGACCGCCGGAAATTTTAAATTCTCTGTTTTAACTCCCTTTGGGAATGTGAAAGATCCTGCTGCTATGACTGAAGAGGAAAAGAAACTGGCTTTTGCTCCGGTTATTTTTGCCCAATTAACCCTTGATAACAGCAGTAACAATACTGACGCAGAAATGATATTTGGCATAGAAGGACCAAAAAGAAGACTATCAATAACCACAGAGGGAAAATACCTTGGTGCTGCCTGTGAAAGAAGGTATGGCTTTGCTGCGGAAGCCTGCGAAGGTATAAAAGAGTTTTCAAGGCTTGATATATTAACTTCATGGGCAAATGACAATTACCAGAATCATGATCTTGGCAGAGCTCCATCTTTGATATTCAAGGTTCCCGCAGGAGAAGTAAGAACTTATACTATCGCTCTGGCAACTTATCAGGATGCAGCTATAACCACAGGAATTGATACAAAGTTCTACTATACAGGCTTATTTAGTTCTCTGGAAAGTGTACTGGACTTCGGAATTAAAAATTCTCAGTACTATTTAGCCATAGCTGCAGAAAGGGACAAAGAGCTTAAAGAAACTAAGCTAAATGAACATAGACAATTCCTTATAGCTCATGCCACACACAGCTATCATGCCAGCAGCCAGCTGATGAAAAAAGAGGATGGATCTCCTCTTTGGGTTGTAAATGAAGGTGAATATTTAATGATGAACACCTTTGACTTGACGGTGGATCACGTGTTCTTTGAAATGAAGTTCCATCCATGGACCATTAAAAACGCCCTAGACTTATTCGTTGAGCGCTACAGTTACTATGATCAGATAGGACTAGCCTTTACTCATGACATGGGAGTGGCAAATGGATTTACAGCAAAGGGATACTCCTCTTATGAACTTCCAAACTTAGATGGGTGCTTCAGCTATATGACCCATGAAGAACTATTAAACTGGATCCTTACCGGTGCAGTATATGGGTTAAATACCAAGGACAGAGAATGGGTAGATAAGAATATTAAGATCTTTGCTGAGTGCTTTGAATCCTTAGCTGCTAGAGACAAGAACAATGACGGAATAATGGATGTAGACAGCTCAAGATGCTATGGCGGTGCTGAAATAACTACTTATGACAGCCTTGATGTGAGTCTTGGACAGGCAAGAAACAATCTGTATCTTGGGGTAAAGACCTGGGCTGCCTATGTGCTCTTACAGAGAATATTTAAGGATTATGACTTAAAGGAGTTAGCAGTAAGAGCTGAAACAAAGGCAAAGGCAGCAGCAGATACCCTTGTGAGCAAGTATGATGAAAAGGAACAGTATATTCCTGCAGTATTTGAAAAAGGAAATACCTCAAGGATAATACCTGCGGTAGAGGCTCTTATATATCCATACATCATTGGGGATACAACATCAGTCAGTGAAGAGGGGCCTTACGGAGAAATGATAAAAGTTCTTAAGAAACACATCATAACAGTAATAAAACCGGGAATTTGCATTGATGAAACTTCAGGCGGCTGGAAGCTATCTTCAACAAGTAAAAATACTTGGAACAGTAAGATATTCCTATGCCAGTATGTAATAAAGGAAATACTTCACCTTGACTTTGAAGGTGAAGAGGAATGGGACAGAGTCCATGCCAAGTGGCAGCAGGTAAGCTGCAGCATAGACGGAGCCACGGACCAGGTAAACAGTGATACCGGAACTCCAAGAGGCAGCAGGCTGTATCCCAGACTGGTTACAAATATCCTGTGGATGGGAAACAATTGA